The proteins below come from a single Zea mays cultivar B73 chromosome 8, Zm-B73-REFERENCE-NAM-5.0, whole genome shotgun sequence genomic window:
- the LOC100284976 gene encoding Chlorophyllide a oxygenase, chloroplastic isoform 1 (isoform 1 is encoded by transcript variant 1) yields the protein MNTVALLSLAPQLLIKPSLTCFSRKGVGRYGGIKVYAVLRDDGAEFAKNNNLEALFHVDDPGPRVPIKKGKFLDVNEALEVVRFDIQYCDWRARHDLLTIMVLHNKVVEVLNPLAREFKSIGTLRKELAELQQELAKAHNQVHLSETRVSSALDKLAHMETLVNDRLLPPDGASSTSTAQPTSLVPSTSSTARVRAKKPPRRGLNVSGPVKPYNPSLKNFWYPVAFSSDLKDDTMVPIACFEEQWVIFRGKDGRPGCVQNTCAHRACPLHLGSVNEGRIQCPYHGWEYSTDGKCEKMPSTKMLNVRIQSLPCFEQEGMVWIWPGDDPPKATIPSLLPPSGFTVHAEIVMELPVEHGLLLDNLLDLAHAPFTHTSTFAKGWSVPSLVKFLTPASGLQGYWDPYPIDMEFRPPCMVLSTIGISKPGKLEGKSTQQCSTHLHQLHVCLPSSRNKTRLLYRMSLDFAPWLKHVPLMHLLWSHFAEKVLNEDLRLVLGQQERMINGANVWNWPVSYDKLGVRYRLWRDTVERGSERLPFSNQAESGS from the exons ATGAACACGGTGGCTTTGTTGTCCTTGGCGCCGCAGCTGCTCATTAAGCCCTCCCTCACCTGTTTCTCCAGAAAG GGCGTTGGCCGCTATGGCGGAATCAAGGTGTACGCCGTGCTCAGAGACGACGGAGCTGAGTTTGCCAAGAACAACAACCTGGAGGCCCTGTTCCATGTGGATGACCCCGGGCCGAGGGTCCCCatcaagaagggcaagttcctggaCGTGAACGAGGCTCTCGAGGTGGTCCGTTTTGACATCCAGTACTGCGACTGGAGGGCGCGGCATGATCTTCTCACCATCATGGTTCTCCACAACAAG GTGGTAGAGGTCCTCAACCCCCTAGCGAGGGAGTTCAAGTCGATCGGGACCTTGAGGAAAGAGCTTGCCGAGCTACAGCAGGAGCTGGCAAAAGCTCACAATCAG GTTCATCTCTCGGAAACCAGAGTCTCATCTGCGCTCGACAAGCTAGCGCATATGGAGACCCTGGTGAACGACAGGCTGTTGCCACCGGACGGAGCCTCTAGTACGTCCACGGCGCAGCCCACTTCCTTGGTTCCAAGCACTTCGTCCACCGCCCGTGTCCGAGCCAAGAAACCGCCACGTCGGGGCCTTAACGTGTCTGGCCCGGTGAAGCCGTACAATCCCAGCCTGAAGAACTTCTGGTACCCAGTCGCCTTCTCCAGTGATCTGAAAGATGACACCATG GTGCCGATAGCTTGCTTCGAGGAGCAGTGGGTGATATTCCGTGGAAAAGACGGAAGGCCTGGGTGTGTTCAGAACACATGTGCTCACAGGGCTTGCCCGCTGCATCTTGGTTCAGTGAACGAGGGTAGGATCCAGTGCCCTTACCATG GTTGGGAGTACTCTACTGATGGGAAATGTGAAAAAATGCCATCAACAAAGATGCTCAACGTGCGCATCCAGTCATTgccatgctttgagcaggaaggaaTGGTCTGGATTTGGCCTGGGGATGACCCACCAAAGGCTACAATCCCTTCTCTTCTGCCTCCTTCAGGATTTACAGTACACGCAGAG ATAGTGATGGAACTGCCAGTTGAACATGGACTACTCCTGGATAACCTCTTGGACCTTGCTCATGCTCCTTTTACACACACATCCACCTTTGCCAAGGGCTGGAGTGTTCCAAG TTTGGTGAAGTTCTTAACACCTGCGTCTGGGCTCCAAGGGTACTGGGATCCTTACCCGATCGACATGGAGTTCCGACCGCCATGTATGGTCTTGTCGACCATTGGCATCTCAAAGCCTGGGAAGCTAGAAGGGAAGAGCACCCAGCAATGCTCCACGCACCTCCACCAGCTCCACGTCTGCTTGCCCTCCTCTAGGAACAAAACTAGGCTGCTGTACCGGATGTCGCTAGACTTCGCTCCGTGGCTCAAGCATGTACCGCTCATGCACCTGCTGTGGTCACATTTCGCAGAGAAG GTCTTGAACGAGGACCTACGGCTTGTTCTTGGTCAGCAAGAACGGATGATCAATGGCGCCAACGTCTGGAACTGGCCGGTATCATATGACAAGCTCGGGGTCCGGTACCGGTTGTGGAGAGACACCGTTGAGAGGGGCTCTGAACGGTTGCCATTCAGTAACCAAGCTGAGAGTGGATCATAG
- the LOC100284976 gene encoding Chlorophyllide a oxygenase, chloroplastic isoform 2 (isoform 2 is encoded by transcript variant 2), producing the protein MNTVALLSLAPQLLIKPSLTCFSRKGVGRYGGIKVYAVLRDDGAEFAKNNNLEALFHVDDPGPRVPIKKGKFLDVNEALEVVRFDIQYCDWRARHDLLTIMVLHNKVVEVLNPLAREFKSIGTLRKELAELQQELAKAHNQVHLSETRVSSALDKLAHMETLVNDRLLPPDGASSTSTAQPTSLVPSTSSTARVRAKKPPRRGLNVSGPVKPYNPSLKNFWYPVAFSSDLKDDTMVPIACFEEQWVIFRGKDGRPGCVQNTCAHRACPLHLGSVNEGRIQCPYHGWEYSTDGKCEKMPSTKMLNVRIQSLPCFEQEGMVWIWPGDDPPKATIPSLLPPSGFTVHAEIVMELPVEHGLLLDNLLDLAHAPFTHTSTFAKGWSVPSLVKFLTPASGLQGYWDPYPIDMEFRPPCMVLSTIGISKPGKLEGKSTQQCSTHLHQLHVCLPSSRNKTRLLYRMSLDFAPWLKHVPLMHLLWSHFAEKACQSM; encoded by the exons ATGAACACGGTGGCTTTGTTGTCCTTGGCGCCGCAGCTGCTCATTAAGCCCTCCCTCACCTGTTTCTCCAGAAAG GGCGTTGGCCGCTATGGCGGAATCAAGGTGTACGCCGTGCTCAGAGACGACGGAGCTGAGTTTGCCAAGAACAACAACCTGGAGGCCCTGTTCCATGTGGATGACCCCGGGCCGAGGGTCCCCatcaagaagggcaagttcctggaCGTGAACGAGGCTCTCGAGGTGGTCCGTTTTGACATCCAGTACTGCGACTGGAGGGCGCGGCATGATCTTCTCACCATCATGGTTCTCCACAACAAG GTGGTAGAGGTCCTCAACCCCCTAGCGAGGGAGTTCAAGTCGATCGGGACCTTGAGGAAAGAGCTTGCCGAGCTACAGCAGGAGCTGGCAAAAGCTCACAATCAG GTTCATCTCTCGGAAACCAGAGTCTCATCTGCGCTCGACAAGCTAGCGCATATGGAGACCCTGGTGAACGACAGGCTGTTGCCACCGGACGGAGCCTCTAGTACGTCCACGGCGCAGCCCACTTCCTTGGTTCCAAGCACTTCGTCCACCGCCCGTGTCCGAGCCAAGAAACCGCCACGTCGGGGCCTTAACGTGTCTGGCCCGGTGAAGCCGTACAATCCCAGCCTGAAGAACTTCTGGTACCCAGTCGCCTTCTCCAGTGATCTGAAAGATGACACCATG GTGCCGATAGCTTGCTTCGAGGAGCAGTGGGTGATATTCCGTGGAAAAGACGGAAGGCCTGGGTGTGTTCAGAACACATGTGCTCACAGGGCTTGCCCGCTGCATCTTGGTTCAGTGAACGAGGGTAGGATCCAGTGCCCTTACCATG GTTGGGAGTACTCTACTGATGGGAAATGTGAAAAAATGCCATCAACAAAGATGCTCAACGTGCGCATCCAGTCATTgccatgctttgagcaggaaggaaTGGTCTGGATTTGGCCTGGGGATGACCCACCAAAGGCTACAATCCCTTCTCTTCTGCCTCCTTCAGGATTTACAGTACACGCAGAG ATAGTGATGGAACTGCCAGTTGAACATGGACTACTCCTGGATAACCTCTTGGACCTTGCTCATGCTCCTTTTACACACACATCCACCTTTGCCAAGGGCTGGAGTGTTCCAAG TTTGGTGAAGTTCTTAACACCTGCGTCTGGGCTCCAAGGGTACTGGGATCCTTACCCGATCGACATGGAGTTCCGACCGCCATGTATGGTCTTGTCGACCATTGGCATCTCAAAGCCTGGGAAGCTAGAAGGGAAGAGCACCCAGCAATGCTCCACGCACCTCCACCAGCTCCACGTCTGCTTGCCCTCCTCTAGGAACAAAACTAGGCTGCTGTACCGGATGTCGCTAGACTTCGCTCCGTGGCTCAAGCATGTACCGCTCATGCACCTGCTGTGGTCACATTTCGCAGAGAAGGCATGTCAGTCAATGTGA
- the LOC100284976 gene encoding Chlorophyllide a oxygenase, chloroplastic isoform 3 (isoform 3 is encoded by transcript variant 3) encodes MNTVALLSLAPQLLIKPSLTCFSRKGVGRYGGIKVYAVLRDDGAEFAKNNNLEALFHVDDPGPRVPIKKGKFLDVNEALEVVRFDIQYCDWRARHDLLTIMVLHNKVVEVLNPLAREFKSIGTLRKELAELQQELAKAHNQVHLSETRVSSALDKLAHMETLVNDRLLPPDGASSTSTAQPTSLVPSTSSTARVRAKKPPRRGLNVSGPVKPYNPSLKNFWYPVAFSSDLKDDTMVPIACFEEQWVIFRGKDGRPGCVQNTCAHRACPLHLGSVNEGRIQCPYHGWEYSTDGKCEKMPSTKMLNVRIQSLPCFEQEGMVWIWPGDDPPKATIPSLLPPSGFTVHAEIVMELPVEHGLLLDNLLDLAHAPFTHTSTFAKGWSVPSLVKFLTPASGLQGYWDPYPIDMEFRPPCMVLSTIGISKPGKLEGKSTQQCSTHLHQLHVCLPSSRNKTRLLYRMSLDFAPWLKHVPLMHLLWSHFAEKACLERGPTACSWSARTDDQWRQRLELAGII; translated from the exons ATGAACACGGTGGCTTTGTTGTCCTTGGCGCCGCAGCTGCTCATTAAGCCCTCCCTCACCTGTTTCTCCAGAAAG GGCGTTGGCCGCTATGGCGGAATCAAGGTGTACGCCGTGCTCAGAGACGACGGAGCTGAGTTTGCCAAGAACAACAACCTGGAGGCCCTGTTCCATGTGGATGACCCCGGGCCGAGGGTCCCCatcaagaagggcaagttcctggaCGTGAACGAGGCTCTCGAGGTGGTCCGTTTTGACATCCAGTACTGCGACTGGAGGGCGCGGCATGATCTTCTCACCATCATGGTTCTCCACAACAAG GTGGTAGAGGTCCTCAACCCCCTAGCGAGGGAGTTCAAGTCGATCGGGACCTTGAGGAAAGAGCTTGCCGAGCTACAGCAGGAGCTGGCAAAAGCTCACAATCAG GTTCATCTCTCGGAAACCAGAGTCTCATCTGCGCTCGACAAGCTAGCGCATATGGAGACCCTGGTGAACGACAGGCTGTTGCCACCGGACGGAGCCTCTAGTACGTCCACGGCGCAGCCCACTTCCTTGGTTCCAAGCACTTCGTCCACCGCCCGTGTCCGAGCCAAGAAACCGCCACGTCGGGGCCTTAACGTGTCTGGCCCGGTGAAGCCGTACAATCCCAGCCTGAAGAACTTCTGGTACCCAGTCGCCTTCTCCAGTGATCTGAAAGATGACACCATG GTGCCGATAGCTTGCTTCGAGGAGCAGTGGGTGATATTCCGTGGAAAAGACGGAAGGCCTGGGTGTGTTCAGAACACATGTGCTCACAGGGCTTGCCCGCTGCATCTTGGTTCAGTGAACGAGGGTAGGATCCAGTGCCCTTACCATG GTTGGGAGTACTCTACTGATGGGAAATGTGAAAAAATGCCATCAACAAAGATGCTCAACGTGCGCATCCAGTCATTgccatgctttgagcaggaaggaaTGGTCTGGATTTGGCCTGGGGATGACCCACCAAAGGCTACAATCCCTTCTCTTCTGCCTCCTTCAGGATTTACAGTACACGCAGAG ATAGTGATGGAACTGCCAGTTGAACATGGACTACTCCTGGATAACCTCTTGGACCTTGCTCATGCTCCTTTTACACACACATCCACCTTTGCCAAGGGCTGGAGTGTTCCAAG TTTGGTGAAGTTCTTAACACCTGCGTCTGGGCTCCAAGGGTACTGGGATCCTTACCCGATCGACATGGAGTTCCGACCGCCATGTATGGTCTTGTCGACCATTGGCATCTCAAAGCCTGGGAAGCTAGAAGGGAAGAGCACCCAGCAATGCTCCACGCACCTCCACCAGCTCCACGTCTGCTTGCCCTCCTCTAGGAACAAAACTAGGCTGCTGTACCGGATGTCGCTAGACTTCGCTCCGTGGCTCAAGCATGTACCGCTCATGCACCTGCTGTGGTCACATTTCGCAGAGAAGGCAT GTCTTGAACGAGGACCTACGGCTTGTTCTTGGTCAGCAAGAACGGATGATCAATGGCGCCAACGTCTGGAACTGGCCGGTATCATATGA